AGGTATTGGATGCTCTTCTCGATTTCCATACTATATGAATACATACGGATTTCACACTATTCACGGTAGAGCTGCTGCAGTCGCTTCAGGACTTAAAAGTGCAAACCCAGATCTTTCTGTATGGGAAATTACAGGAGATGGTGATGCACTTGCCATTGGTGGAAACCACTTTATTCATATGATCCGACGTAATGTCGACATCAATGTAATATTATTCAATAATAAAATATACGGTCTTACCAAAGGACAATACTCTCCTACTTGTGATCGTGGTAAAGTAACAAAAACATCCCCTTTCGGTACAGTTGAGGATCCTTTTACTCCTGGTAAATTGGTTTTGGGGTCTAGAGGTACTTTCTTTGCTCGTGCTATTGATAACAATGTAAAGAAAAGCCATGATGTTTTTGTTGCTGCAGCACAACACAAAGGAACTTCTGTAGTGGAAGTACTTCAAAATTGTGTTATATACAATCACAATATTCATACAGAAATTACGGACCCTAAACATCGTGAAGATCGTCAAATTCATCTTGAAGATGGCAAGCCGATGGTTTTTGGTAAAGAAAAAGACAAGGGGATTGTCATTAATAAAAGAGGACGTCTTGAAGTCGCAACTATTGGTGAGAATGGTGTTACTTTAGAAGACATTCTTGTCCATGACGCAGGAGATAAAGATGGCTTCATCCACCAACAATTAATTGAAATGAAACTTCCCGAGTATCCCGTAGCATTCGGTGTGATTCGTGAAGTAGATGACCTCGTTTACGATCAGTGCATGGAAGCACAAATTGCAGAAGTTCAAGAAACATCTAAGATTAAATCAGTTGAAGATCTTCTTTTCTCAGGAAACACTTGGGAAGTTGAAT
The Prolixibacteraceae bacterium DNA segment above includes these coding regions:
- a CDS encoding 2-oxoacid:ferredoxin oxidoreductase subunit beta, whose translation is MLENNTQYTVKDLKSPNEIRWCPGCGDHAIINSIQKAMVTLAIPIEKYAVVSGIGCSSRFPYYMNTYGFHTIHGRAAAVASGLKSANPDLSVWEITGDGDALAIGGNHFIHMIRRNVDINVILFNNKIYGLTKGQYSPTCDRGKVTKTSPFGTVEDPFTPGKLVLGSRGTFFARAIDNNVKKSHDVFVAAAQHKGTSVVEVLQNCVIYNHNIHTEITDPKHREDRQIHLEDGKPMVFGKEKDKGIVINKRGRLEVATIGENGVTLEDILVHDAGDKDGFIHQQLIEMKLPEYPVAFGVIREVDDLVYDQCMEAQIAEVQETSKIKSVEDLLFSGNTWEVE